A window from Drosophila yakuba strain Tai18E2 chromosome 3L, Prin_Dyak_Tai18E2_2.1, whole genome shotgun sequence encodes these proteins:
- the LOC6534119 gene encoding uncharacterized protein LOC6534119, whose protein sequence is MMLLQTEFIKIDDALDICCSMEEDLYECLSTVQDMNRKYNAPGRYIISMEPFAEDFPLSSSKSTDLDATSMRSCDSELDMLSQLYGARSAQELDESYVEVRYKFIKLKRDIEGTFTHFLRIVDCADRQEKISHRMVKGSQNGKIRQCSH, encoded by the coding sequence ATGATGCTACTACAAacagaatttataaaaatcgACGACGCCCTGGACATCTGCTGCTCCATGGAGGAGGATCTGTACGAGTGTCTGAGTACTGTGCAGGACATGAACCGGAAGTACAATGCACCCGGACGCTACATCATCTCCATGGAGCCCTTCGCCGAGGACTTTCCActgagcagcagcaaatcCACCGACTTGGATGCGACATCCATGCGAAGTTGTGACTCCGAGCTGGATATGCTAAGCCAACTGTATGGGGCCAGAAGTGCCCAGGAGCTGGATGAGTCGTACGTTGAAGTGCGCTATAAGTTCATCAAGCTGAAGCGTGACATCGAGGGCACCTTTACCCATTTTCTAAGGATCGTTGACTGTGCGGATCGCCAGGAAAAGATTTCTCATCGCATGGTGAAGGGCTCGCAGAATGGCAAGATAAGGCAGTGCAGCCACTAG
- the LOC6534120 gene encoding putative leucine-rich repeat-containing protein DDB_G0290503 isoform X1 — MKPKVSIASLLLVITCESAVTAVRNTHENGNIYNQIRAPPVKERCDDYNDIAKWIDEHIKLSAQLRKFQKDQIAVPSYFKKTPTSNTCNFYEESSLNRILEMVNRINKKSGAQVEKLISTGDMEKDVENVLPQINKVFAKGIKSCCKILAKLIEQHKVDLQEKLKDMPKKLIETEPGNLNENDAIKEKLGYIEKQFEDIKPLFQKVQKHSGDTEANTKCCNSLKVSIQALESKLNIIKCDGDNQSLKMQKQLKELKDKIREKGDLTNVFKKTLGQRSENINNILSICNKNCINKHVSMDPISFLDLEKIIENLQKLVDTLFTKLGGLDIINLKGTLNTCQDNNKTLTEIQSQIEYLRKQNSKTCSEGLPVGSELAIKKCASNEKLQNSILGLQNEIGILRNELTKFPECCQKMDDLSVYIGKLGDMMKKMNQTYNDHTNANSNLLNSIKEGLVESLKKLGKNPSHDNENVGNPARKLKKDLKKASLSLGFLKTKQGELLKVINEMQTSLYSPDEMNGLKKDLDEFRKDIDGKLRDLELKKQKKINDAQRLDTFNSEAIQELEKFIKKGLAPKELEMQIKDQTEEKVKKANEMHDCKQRCSKINTMNDLIDQVEDMEKIVK, encoded by the exons ATGAAACCGAAG GTATCGATTGCGTCACTGCTACTTGTGATTACTTGTGAATCTGCAGTTACGGCGGTGAGGAACACACATGAAAacggaaatatttataatcaaaTTAGAGCACCACCGGTGAAGGAGCGGTGTGATGACTACAATGACATTGCAAAGTGGATAGATGAGCATATCAAGCTAAGTGCCCAGCTGAGGAAATTTCAGAAAGATCAGATTGCTGTACCAAGCTATTTTAAAAAGACGCCCACTTCAAACACTTGTAACTTCTACGAAGAAAGCTCCCTGAATCGAATATTGGAAATGGTCAACCgtataaacaaaaaaagtggAGCTCAAGTGGAGAAGCTGATAAGCACCGGAGATATGGAAAAagatgtggaaaatgttttacCCCAAATTAATAAGGTCTTTGCTAAGGGCATTAAAAGCTGCTGTAAAATCTTGGCTAAATTAATAGAACAACATAAAGTGGATCTACAAGAAAAACTTAAggatatgccaaaaaaattaattgagaCCGAACCTGGAAATTTAAACGAAAATGACGCtattaaagaaaaactagGGTACAtagaaaaacaatttgaagATATAAAACCACTTTTTCAAAAGGTACAAAAACATTCTGGTGATACAGaggcaaatacaaaatgctGTAATAGCCTAAAAGTATCGATTCAGGCTTTGGAAagtaagttaaatataatcaaaTGCGATGGAGATAATCAATCCCTAAAGATGCAAAAGCAGCTAAAAGAGTTAAAAGATAAAATACGGGAAAAAGGAGATTTGacaaatgttttcaaaaaaacaTTAGGTCAGCGCtctgaaaatattaataatattcttAGCATCTGCAACAAAAActgcataaataaacatgTTTCAATGGATCCAATAAGTTTCCTTGATCTGGAAAAGATTATAGAAAACTTACAAAAACTCGTCGATACGCTTTTCACTAAGTTAGGCGGCTTAGATATCATTAATTTAAAGGGAACGCTTAACACATGCCAGGATAATAATAAAACGCTAACAGAAATCCAATCTCAAATTGAGTATTTGCGTAAGCAAAATTCTAAAACTTGTTCTGAAGGATTACCCGTAGGTTCCGAacttgcaattaaaaaatgtgcatCTAATGAAAAGCTGCAAAACAGTATTCTGGGgttgcaaaatgaaattggtATCTTGCGTAACGAACTAACAAAGTTTCCGGAATGCTGTCAAAAAATGGACGACCTTAGCGTGTATATTGGAAAACTAGGAGACATGATGAAGAAAATGAACCAGACTTACAATGATCACACCAACGCTAACTCAAATCTACTTAATTCTATAAAAGAGGGCCTGGTTGAATCCTTAAAAAAGTTAGGTAAAAATCCATCCCATGATAATGAAAACGTTGGGAACCCTGcaagaaaacttaaaaaagATCTTAAAAAGGCTAGTTTGTCACTTGGATTTCTAAAAACCAAACAAGGCGAGTTGTTAAAGGttataaatgaaatgcaaactTCATTATACTCTCCCGATGAGATGAATGGTCTGAAAAAGGACTTAGATGAGTTTAGAAAGGACATTGATGGGAAGCTAAGGGATCTTGAATtaaagaagcaaaaaaaaataaacgatGCGCAACGTCTTGATACATTCAACAGTGAAGCAATTCAGGAActtgaaaaatttattaaaaaaggCCTTGCCCCCAAAGAACTAGAAATGCAGATCAAAGATCAGACAGAGGAGAAAGTAaagaaagcaaatgaaatgcatgaTTGCAAGCAAAGGTGTTCGAAAATTAATACGATGAACGATCTCATAGACCAAGTTGAAGACATGGAAAAgattgttaaataa
- the LOC6534120 gene encoding putative leucine-rich repeat-containing protein DDB_G0290503 isoform X2 produces MKPKVSIASLLPLLLAITAMRNQIDTSGDPENISSESEASSETDLCEDYDNITMWSDKQLKIIGHLTNFQSTLGSIRSSLDKTISIEKCCFYQDNMVELIIENVNAIGPDSENPDTQIQRSKDLSTNLKNIFSKIKKTVVDGFNSCCENLREAIENVKGEVEEKVKEISMKYKEMHTRSSTTNDGLQNKVKQLEGEIEAAKSRLEKLQQEMDKNSEKTNCCEELKQQMSVLDGKISTVKSEADSDIKKLDNQLQELTEKLRNQDKITDALKKKVEDGGEITKNIMDKTKKNCGNPNSSHDVQIQKEDLLDLKKRTENLQMLVASLTNKIGNFDINGSPTSLSVILNTCLKNNKKLSTIESVLREMIKKRNQTCSKASTEITKSNENCASDKQLEERIKALQNESKILDDERKNFPQCCQKIDKLHIQAVQITNALQSMNKTYNDQIQDNTNKIKSLKDGLDKALERVGQIDHSKINDGAQEQVKKLERKLDKAIISVEVLKETQDDFIKLMENSKNRKYSPNEMEKLRKDFDEFRLKILRELNEFEKKMLQEPSSDARKRESQLMQTNDNVRQNMDTLKNTIQLQDELKVKAQDEIQKRKTPSQNMLDCEKKCKEMDKFDKLINEIEDAKKRVQKHTQKKKPVKKPKRKPKPKPKPKPTRKRYKAIVGGIDFEPDGHKIHRRQRSVDRSERDENETEGEFSGSTIQDAFIQQCECHAQVSIASLLLVITCESAVTAVRNTHENGNIYNQIRAPPVKERCDDYNDIAKWIDEHIKLSAQLRKFQKDQIAVPSYFKKTPTSNTCNFYEESSLNRILEMVNRINKKSGAQVEKLISTGDMEKDVENVLPQINKVFAKGIKSCCKILAKLIEQHKVDLQEKLKDMPKKLIETEPGNLNENDAIKEKLGYIEKQFEDIKPLFQKVQKHSGDTEANTKCCNSLKVSIQALESKLNIIKCDGDNQSLKMQKQLKELKDKIREKGDLTNVFKKTLGQRSENINNILSICNKNCINKHVSMDPISFLDLEKIIENLQKLVDTLFTKLGGLDIINLKGTLNTCQDNNKTLTEIQSQIEYLRKQNSKTCSEGLPVGSELAIKKCASNEKLQNSILGLQNEIGILRNELTKFPECCQKMDDLSVYIGKLGDMMKKMNQTYNDHTNANSNLLNSIKEGLVESLKKLGKNPSHDNENVGNPARKLKKDLKKASLSLGFLKTKQGELLKVINEMQTSLYSPDEMNGLKKDLDEFRKDIDGKLRDLELKKQKKINDAQRLDTFNSEAIQELEKFIKKGLAPKELEMQIKDQTEEKVKKANEMHDCKQRCSKINTMNDLIDQVEDMEKIVK; encoded by the exons ATGAAACCAAAG GTATCGATTGCGTCACTACTTCCACTACTTTTGGCAATTACGGCGATGAGGAACCAGATAGACACTTCGGGGGATCCGGAGAATATTTCTAGCGAATCAGAAGCATCTTCGGAAACAGATTTGTGCGAAGACTACGATAATATAACCATGTGGAGTGATAAGCAGTTAAAGATTATTGGCCATTTAACGAACTTTCAGTCGACCTTGGGTTCGATAAGAAGTTCCCTCGATAAAACCATATCTATAGAAAAGTGCTGTTTTTATCAAGACAACATGGTGGAACTAATAATTGAAAACGTGAATGCCATTGGTCCAGACAGTGAAAACCCAGATACGCAAATTCAACGCAGCAAAGATCTTTCAACGAAtctcaaaaatattttttctaaaatcAAGAAAACTGTCGTGGATGGCTTTAACAGTTGCTGTGAAAATTTGCGAGAGGCAATCGAAAATGTAAAGGGTGAGGTCGAAGAAAAAGTAAAGGAGATTTCGATGAAATATAAAGAGATGCACACCAGAAGTTCAACGACGAACGACGGTCTTCAGAATAAAGTAAAACAACTGGAAGGCGAAATAGAAGCTGCGAAATCACGCTTGGAAAAATTACAACAGGAAATGGATAAAAATAGTGAGAAAACTAATTGTTGTGAAGAATTAAAGCAACAAATGTCTGTTTTGGATGGTAAAATTAGCACTGTCAAAAGTGAAGCAGATAGCGATATCAAAAAGCTGGATAATCAACTTCAAGAGCTAACGGAAAAGCTACGGAATCAAGATAAAATAACTGAtgccttaaaaaaaaaggtagagGACGGTGGCGAAAttactaaaaatattatgGACAAGACCAAAAAGAATTGTGGTAATCCGAATAGTAGTCACGATGTGCAAATTCAAAAAGAGGATTTACTTGATTTGAAAAAGAGAACCGAAAACCTTCAGATGCTGGTCGCAAGCCTCACCAATAAAATAGGCAACTTTGACATCAACGGATCCCCAACAAGTTTAAGTGTAATCCTAAATACATGcctgaaaaataataaaaaattgagTACTATTGAGTCTGTACTTCGGGAAATGATTAAGAAACGAAATCAAACTTGCTCTAAGGCATCAACAGAAATTACTAAAAGTAATGAAAACTGTGCCTCAGATAAACAGCTGGAGGAACGTATTAAAGCACTTCAAAACGAATCTAAAATTCTGGATGACGAACGTAAAAACTTTCCTCAGTGCTGCCAAAAAATAGATAAGCTTCACATACAGGCGGTCCAAATAACCAATGCGCTTCAGAGCATGAACAAAACCTACAATGATCAAATTCAagataatacaaataaaattaaatccCTAAAGGATGGCTTGGATAAAGCTCTTGAGAGGGTGGGCCAAATAGATCATTCAAAAATTAACGATGGTGCTCAAGAGCAAGTGAAAAAACTTGAAAGAAAGTTAGACAAAGCTATCATAAGCGTAGAAGTCTTGAAAGAAACACAAGATGATTTCATAAAGCTAATGGAAAATTCGAAAAATCGTAAATATTCGCCCAATGAGATGGAGAAGCTAAGAAAGGATTTCGACGAGTTTCGACTCAAAATTCTAAGGGAGTTGAACGaatttgaaaagaaaatgCTCCAAGAACCATCTTCTGATGCTAGGAAGCGTGAGAGTCAACTAATGCAAACAAACGATAATGTTCGCCAAAATATGGATACATTGAAAAATACTATTCAGCTCCAAGACGAACTAAAAGTGAAGGCTCAAgacgaaatacaaaaaaggaaaacgccATCACAGAATATGCTCGATTGCGAAAAAAAGTGCAAGGAAATGGACAAGTTTGATAAACTCATAAATGAAATAGAAGACGCAAAAAAGCGCGTTCAGAAACATacccaaaagaaaaaacctGTAAAGAAACCTAAGCGTaagcccaagcccaaacccaagcccaagccAACACGAAAACGTTATAAGGCTATCGTTGGGGGCATCGATTTTGAACCCGATGGCCACAAAATTC ACCGACGACAGAGGTCCGTGGACCGCAGTGAACGTGACGAAAATGAAACCGAAGGTGAGTTCTCTGGATCGACCATCCAAGATGCATTCATTCAACAATGCGAATGTCATGCACAGGTATCGATTGCGTCACTGCTACTTGTGATTACTTGTGAATCTGCAGTTACGGCGGTGAGGAACACACATGAAAacggaaatatttataatcaaaTTAGAGCACCACCGGTGAAGGAGCGGTGTGATGACTACAATGACATTGCAAAGTGGATAGATGAGCATATCAAGCTAAGTGCCCAGCTGAGGAAATTTCAGAAAGATCAGATTGCTGTACCAAGCTATTTTAAAAAGACGCCCACTTCAAACACTTGTAACTTCTACGAAGAAAGCTCCCTGAATCGAATATTGGAAATGGTCAACCgtataaacaaaaaaagtggAGCTCAAGTGGAGAAGCTGATAAGCACCGGAGATATGGAAAAagatgtggaaaatgttttacCCCAAATTAATAAGGTCTTTGCTAAGGGCATTAAAAGCTGCTGTAAAATCTTGGCTAAATTAATAGAACAACATAAAGTGGATCTACAAGAAAAACTTAAggatatgccaaaaaaattaattgagaCCGAACCTGGAAATTTAAACGAAAATGACGCtattaaagaaaaactagGGTACAtagaaaaacaatttgaagATATAAAACCACTTTTTCAAAAGGTACAAAAACATTCTGGTGATACAGaggcaaatacaaaatgctGTAATAGCCTAAAAGTATCGATTCAGGCTTTGGAAagtaagttaaatataatcaaaTGCGATGGAGATAATCAATCCCTAAAGATGCAAAAGCAGCTAAAAGAGTTAAAAGATAAAATACGGGAAAAAGGAGATTTGacaaatgttttcaaaaaaacaTTAGGTCAGCGCtctgaaaatattaataatattcttAGCATCTGCAACAAAAActgcataaataaacatgTTTCAATGGATCCAATAAGTTTCCTTGATCTGGAAAAGATTATAGAAAACTTACAAAAACTCGTCGATACGCTTTTCACTAAGTTAGGCGGCTTAGATATCATTAATTTAAAGGGAACGCTTAACACATGCCAGGATAATAATAAAACGCTAACAGAAATCCAATCTCAAATTGAGTATTTGCGTAAGCAAAATTCTAAAACTTGTTCTGAAGGATTACCCGTAGGTTCCGAacttgcaattaaaaaatgtgcatCTAATGAAAAGCTGCAAAACAGTATTCTGGGgttgcaaaatgaaattggtATCTTGCGTAACGAACTAACAAAGTTTCCGGAATGCTGTCAAAAAATGGACGACCTTAGCGTGTATATTGGAAAACTAGGAGACATGATGAAGAAAATGAACCAGACTTACAATGATCACACCAACGCTAACTCAAATCTACTTAATTCTATAAAAGAGGGCCTGGTTGAATCCTTAAAAAAGTTAGGTAAAAATCCATCCCATGATAATGAAAACGTTGGGAACCCTGcaagaaaacttaaaaaagATCTTAAAAAGGCTAGTTTGTCACTTGGATTTCTAAAAACCAAACAAGGCGAGTTGTTAAAGGttataaatgaaatgcaaactTCATTATACTCTCCCGATGAGATGAATGGTCTGAAAAAGGACTTAGATGAGTTTAGAAAGGACATTGATGGGAAGCTAAGGGATCTTGAATtaaagaagcaaaaaaaaataaacgatGCGCAACGTCTTGATACATTCAACAGTGAAGCAATTCAGGAActtgaaaaatttattaaaaaaggCCTTGCCCCCAAAGAACTAGAAATGCAGATCAAAGATCAGACAGAGGAGAAAGTAaagaaagcaaatgaaatgcatgaTTGCAAGCAAAGGTGTTCGAAAATTAATACGATGAACGATCTCATAGACCAAGTTGAAGACATGGAAAAgattgttaaataa
- the LOC6534121 gene encoding uncharacterized protein LOC6534121 gives MNMRRIAKRSIWLECLRENATNMRLEHEDLGRRIAVSLASSQKALLDIENLNQDLLKMKDTIQNAITDIMCYEKKSCELLLEILIRIVESNDLDAQLNPKMVSNMFLELDSSSDKPVDPSSDKPVDLNDQQHPEDVPASSDKNSTEDQLPCKLDTTSLQLD, from the coding sequence ATGAACATGAGGAGGATTGCCAAGCGCTCTATTTGGCTGGAATGTCTTCGGGAAAATGCCACCAATATGCGTCTGGAGCACGAGGATCTGGGACGTCGCATTGCCGTTTCTCTGGCGAGTTCCCAGAAAGCTCTGCTTGATATCGAAAACTTGAATCAGGATCTCTTGAAAATGAAGGACACAATCCAGAACGCCATTACCGATATTATGTGCTACGAGAAGAAGTCCTGTGAATTGCTCCTGGAAATTTTGATTAGAATAGTCGAAAGCAACGATTTGGATGCCCAACTAAATCCCAAAATGGTCTCTAACATGTTTCTCGAGTTGGATTCGAGTTCGGACAAGCCAGTAGATCCGAGTTCCGACAAGCCAGTAGATCTAAATGATCAGCAACATCCTGAAGATGTTCCAGCCTCTTCAGATAAGAACAGTACTGAGGACCAGCTACCATGCAAATTGGATACTACTTCGCTCCAATTGGATTAG